In one window of Vulpes vulpes isolate BD-2025 chromosome 1, VulVul3, whole genome shotgun sequence DNA:
- the DYNLT2 gene encoding dynein light chain Tctex-type protein 2: MDRRGRGGKPASSPAPQPPLTPPQPRKERRPSMFEKEAYAQILRDRLRESFHDVQYVEPPFDESIADLGKEWKSVLAKLKFANSYRMEPLKKFQAHSVETKVQQILKESLKDVKYDDKVFSHLSLELADRILSAVKEFGYHRYKFIIKVLFIQKTGQAINVASRWIWDVAWDSWVGAKHETETYVALALVFALYCE, from the exons ATGGAcaggcgcgggcggggcgggaaGCCGGCCTCGAGCCCGGCCCCTCAGCCGCCGCTGACGCCGCCGCAGCCTCGGAAGGAGAGGAGGCCCAGCATGTTCGAGAAGGAGGCA TATGCACAGATTTtaagagacagactgagagaatCATTTCATGATGTTCAGTATGTAGAGCCTCCATTTGATGAATCAATTGCTGATCTAGGTAAAGAATGGAAGAGTGTCCTGGCAAAACTGAAGTTTGCTAATTCATATAGGATGGAACCATTGAAAAAATTCCAAGCTCATTCAGTAGAAACTAAAGTCCAGCAGATATTAAAG GAGAGTCTTAAGGATGTCAAATATGATGATAAAGTCTTCTCTCATTTGTCACTTGAATTAGCAGACCGCATCTTGTCAGCAGTGAAAGAATTTGGGTACCACCGTTACAAGTTcattataaaagtattatttattcaaaagactgGTCAGGCAATAAAT GTCGCCAGCAGATGGATCTGGGATGTTGCATGGGACAGCTGGGTTGGGGCAAAACATGAAACGGAAACGTATGTTGCCTTGGCCCTGGTGTTTGCTCTCTATTGTGAATAG